The sequence TGACAAATTATTGGTCGCCATGTTTGGCGGATTTTTCATGGGAATCGGAATCGGATTGTCAATGAGAGGTGGCGGAACTTTCGACGGAATGGAAGTTTTGGCATTATTAACATTCAAAAAAAGCAGTTTCAGCATTACTGAAATTATTTTGGGAATGAATGTCATTATCTTCATCATCGCCGCAAAATTTTTAAAAGTAGAAATCGCTTTGTATGCGATTATGACCTATCTCGTTGCAAGTCAGATTACTAAATATGTAATTGAAGGGATCGAAGCTTATACCGGTGTAACCATTGTTTCAGGAAACAGTGAAGAAATCAAAAAAGCTTTGGTTTTAACGATGAACAGAGGAATCACAGTTTACAAAGGAGAAAGAGGTTTCATGAAAGAATCTTTTGAACAAAGTGCAGATGCAGACATTATTTTTACGATTGTAACTCGTTTAGAAGTAAGAAAATTACAGAATATCGTTCGTGCAATCGATCCAAAAGCATTTATTTTCACCCAAACTGTAAGAGAACCTCAGGGTGGAATTGTAAAGGAAATTATAAAGCATTAAAGTTTAAATTAATATTGAATATTGCCTTGTGGAAATTGTTTTCGCAAGGCTTTTTATTTCAAAATTAAATTTTATTCATTGATTTTATTTAAAGCATTATAATTCAAATAAACACAGGCTATTTCATCAATAGGAACGGGCTTTAGCCCGTTTAATAAGTGAAAAATCATAATGGCTTTAGCCAAAATTTATAGTACTCTTTTCGTGAAATTTGTGAAAAGAATTTGTGTTCTTCGTGTTTAAAAAACTGCTTCAAATCATCAAAATTATTTATAATTAAAACTACCTTTACGTAATGAAACGCTCCGGAACTGCAACATTACCCCTTCACTACGGAAAAGTACCGCCTTGGCTGTACGAGCGTATGGCTGTACTCGGACTTTCGATTGTAGAAGTCATGTTGGCTGATTACGGAAAAGATGAGGTACTTAAAAGATTGGCAGATCCATTTTGGTTCCAGAGTTTTGGCGCAGTAATGGGAATGGATTGGCATTCTTCCGGAATCACAACTTCGGTGATGGGCGCTTTGAAACGCAGCATCAATCCCAATTCTAAAGAGCTCGGGATTTATATTTGTGGCGGAAAAGGCAGATTTTCAAAAGAAACTCCGAACGAACTTCTCGTTATCGCAGATAAAACCGGTTTAAATGGAACTGAATTAGTTCGTGCAAGCAAATTATCGGCAAAAGTTGACAATACGGCAATTCAGGATGGTTATCAGTTGTATTTGCACAATTTTATCGTTTCAGACGAAGGAAACTGGGCAGTGGTACAGCAGGGAATGAACGATGCAGACGGAACTGCAAGACGCTATCATTGGCATTCTGAAAATATGAAATCTTTTGTTGATGAACCTCACAAAGGAATTCAGGGAATTAATCAAGGTCAGATCCTGAACTTAACCGCTCATGAAGCTAAGGAAAGCAGAAAAGGAATTTTGGAAATCTCCCATACCAATTCTGAAAAAATAATGCAAGATTTTGCCAATTTGATTTTACCTGCACATCACGATGTTCGTGCTTCAGATGTTGATTTGAAAAAATTGGGAACACTTTTGTACATGACCAGAGAAAATCAGCCTGAAAACTTCGAAGAACTGCTTTTATTGAAAGGTGTTGGACCGCGAACTTTACAAAGTCTCGCTTTGGTCAGCGAAGTCATTCACGGAGCGCCATCAAGATTCAGAGATCCTGCAAGATTTTCTTTTGCAAATGGTGGGAAAGACGGACATCCGTTTCCTGTTCCCATCAATGTTTATGACGAAACCATCAACATTCTGCAGAAAGGAATTGAAAAATCAAAGCTCGGAAATTCAGATAAATTGCAGTCAATCAATAAACTTCACACTATTATTTCAGAAGCAGAGAAAAATTTCACGCCAGATTTCGACATTAATGATGTAATTGAAGAAGAACGTCAGAATTCTTGGCGTTTCGGTGGGAAAACAGTCTTCGGTGACGCAGAAAAACCTTCAAAACCAAAACCAATTCAACTATCGTTATTTTAATTGATAAAAGATTGGTTTGAATGAATTTTTAAAATAAATTCACTCTTCTCGGTGGTTTATTTTTCAACTAAAATATCTTATGCCTTCATAACTTTTGCAACTTTTGTGTTTTAAATTTAAATATTTCACTTTTAATTCCAAATAAAAATTATAATTTTAAAATCTTAAAAATATTATTTGGATGAGCACAAAAGTCTTTAGCGTTTACCACGATTTTCCTTTTTTCTTCCCTGAAGAGCTTGATGAAATAATTAATGCACACGAAAAAGTATTTTTCATAAAGGCGATTTTATTTTGGAAGAAGGAAAAACATCCAACGAATATTTAATTTTAGAGAAAGGTTTAGCGCGGTCTTTTGTGAATGATTTTAACGGGAACGAAGTGACTACCAACTTCTTTGTTGAAAACGAAATTATCATCGAAGTTTCTTCATTGTTTCAGAGAATTCCTACCCAGGAAAACATTGTCTGCATCACAGATTGTGAATGTCAAAAAATCGATTTTGATACTTTTCAGGAATTATATCATAAAATGCAAAACCTAAGTGAATGGGGGAGAGCTTGGATGTCGCAAGAACTTTTCACCTATAAACAACGTTCCGTAGAAATGTTTACGCTATCTGCAACAAAACGTTATCTCAATCTTTTAGAACAAAAACCGCACGTTATACAATTTGCTCCCCTGAAGCAGGTCGCTTCCTATCTTGGTGTTACAGACACTTCATTAAGCCGAATTCGCAAAGAATTAGTTTCGCATCCTAAGAAAAATTAAATCTTGTCTTATGGCAAGTTGATTTTCATGGCGACTTGGTAATTTTGGTTAAAAGTTCAACATTAAAATTACAAAAATGGAAATCAATCAAATTTATGTCAACCTTCCTGTAAAAGATGTTCAGAAAACGAGAGAATTCTGGACAAAATTAGGGTTTTCTATCAACGAGCAATTCTCAGACGAAAAAGCGATTTGTGTAATCATGAAAGCAGATCATATTTACACGATGTTTTTAACGGAAGAGTTTTTTCAGACTTTCACAGACAGACCCGTTGCCAAAGGAGAAACCACTCAAACGCTTATTGCCATTGGTGTAAAAAGTCGTGAAGAAGTAGATCAAATGGTAAAAATTGCCATTGATAACGGAGGTTCTACATACAGCGAACCACAAGATCATGGCTGGATGTATCAAAGTACTTTTTCAGATTTGAACGGTCATCAGTGGGAAGTTATGTTTGCAGATGCTTCTCAGATTCCGGCAGAATAAGATTCTAATTATTACAAATTTAAAATTACGAAAATGAAAATCAATCAGATTTATGTCAACCTTCCGGTAAAAGATGTTCAGAAAACAAAAGACTTCTGGACAAAGCTCGGATTTACGATTAACGAACAATTCTCAGATGAAAAGGCGGTTTGTGTGGTTTTAAATGATAATACCTTCGTTATGTTTTTAACTGAAGAATATTTCCAGACTTTTTCTGAAAGACCTGTTCCAAAAGGCGATACCACACAGGTTTTGGTCGCAATTGGTTTAGACAGTCGTGAGGAAGTTGATCAGGTAGTAAATGCTGCTGTAGCAAATGGTGCAACTCAGCATGAAGAGCCGCAGGATTACGGATGGATGTATCAAAACTCTTTCTGGGACATCAATGGCCATGGTTGGAATGTAACATTTGCAGATATGTCTCAACTTCCTCAATGATAATCAAATGGAAACACAATCGAACGATATTGAAATTTTAAAATTTTTGATATTCAGTAATTACAAAGTGATTTCGATGAATATTAATGATATCTCAAACGAAGAAGCAATGATTTTTCCTAATGGTGAAGCGAATTGTATGAATTGGATTTTAGGGCATTTAATTTACATAAGAAATGCTTTTCTGAATATTTTGGGTGAAGAATCGGTTTGGGAAAATGAAAAATTTTCATGCTACAACAGAGGGGAAATTCCTTTGAACAGAAAAGATGAATTTGTAAGTTTTGAAGAATTAAAATCTTACTTAAAAGAATCTCAGAATAAGTTTGAAATAAAACTGAATAGTCTTGAAAGCCTTGATTCTGCAATAATTAATGATATTTCAGGATTATCTCTTCACGAAATTTACCACAGCGGTCAATTCGGGTATCTCAGAAGGATTTTAGGAAAACCTGGAGCTGTAAAATAAAATCTGCAAGAGAAATTTAAAAATGAATTTCATACAATTCACAAACAACATTAAACTACACAAAATGGACACACCAAAATCACAAAAACTAGACATCATCATTCCTGCGTTTCGTGGTCACAGCCAGAATTTTTTGATGGTTCTTGAAGGAGTTTCTGAAGAAGATGCTTTGAAAAGAATTGAAGGCAGAACCAATCACATCGTTTGGATGGTAGGGAACTTTCTCGATATGCGCTACGCCATGGGAAATGTACTTGGAATTGAAGAAGAATTTGAATTTAAAGATTATTTCTTTCAGGGAAAAGCTTTGGATGAGAGTTTAAACTATCCAACGTTAGAACAACTTAAGAACAGTTTTCATGAAATTTCACCTTTAGTTTATCAAAAATTGCTTGAAGTTTCTGATGAAGATTTAGAAAAAGATTTTCCGATGGGAATGAATATCGAATTTTTCCCTGAAAATGTTCTGAATTTCGTCGGAATGTGCATAGGACGTGAAGATTATCTGTGCGGACAAATCGGACTGATGCGAAGAATTCTCAATTACGAAGGAATGAAATATGACTTTGATGAGAATATGAAATATTAAAAATTCAATTTTATTTAAACCTAAACCTAAACCTAAATCTTAAAATCATGGCAAAATTAAATCCATACCTCAATTTTGATGGTACAGCAGAAGAAGCATTCAATTTTTACAAAACTGTTTTCGGTGGCGAATTCGTTGGCGGAGTCCACAAAATGGGGAATGCTCCCGGAACTGAAAATCTCTCAGAGGAAGAGAAAAACAGAGTAATGCACATCGCACTTCCGGTGGGCAGCGACCTTTTGATGGCATCAGACATTGTGCCGTCGTTTGGACAGAATTTAAAGGTAGGAAACAATAATTATGTTTCTATTTTTCCGGATTCGAGAGAAGATGCGGACAGAATTTTTAAGGTGCTTTCTGAAGGCGGAAATATTGAAATGCCTCTTGAAGACCAATTTTGGGGTGATTATTTCGGTAGTTTTCAGGATAAATTCGGAGTATATTGGATGATCAATTTTTCTACCGATCAAGGCTACGAAGGATAAAAAATATTCTATATTTAATGAATCTAAGGGTAGCTGAAAGTTGCCCTTCTTTTAACTTAGAAAAAACAAGAAACAAATGGATAAAATTAACATCGACATCACAATTTTAGCTCTCGTAGAAAAGGTTTGGGATTATTATAATGAGCCTAAACATATTGTGAAATGGAATTTCGCTCACGAAAGCTGGGAATGTCCAAGTTCTGAAAATGATCTTAGAGTCGGCGGGAAATTCAATAATAGAATGGAAGCCAAAGACGGAAGTTTCGGATTTGATTTTGTAGGAGTTTATGATGAAGTTGTAGAATATGAATTGATTAAATATCACATGGAAGACGGCAGAAACGTAGAAATCGTTTTTGAAAGGATAGATGAAAATACGACGAATGTTAAGATCAGTTTCGATCCTGAAAAGCAAAACTCTGTAGAAATGCAGCGTGATGGCTGGTATGCGATACTCAACAACTTCCATAAATATGTGGAAAATCATTAAAAATAATTTTTCGACTTATGATCAATTTAGTGATAATGGCAAAGTTTTTAAAACCCATTTGTACTGAGCGTCATGTCGTTTCAAATGATTTTTTGAAGGGAATTATTGCAATGCCCGCAAGAAGAACTTTAGAAAAAGAAAAAATAGATTCTTTAGAAAAACTTTCAGATTACTCAGAAAGTGAGCTCTTGCAGTTTCATGGATTTGGGAAAAATACGATGCAGAAGTTGAAAGTTTACATGAAAAATAATGATGCTTTTTTAAAGTAACATTGAGATATTTTAACCACAAAAACACAATTATATCGCAGGTAATACATTGTGAAATTTATGATTTGTGTTTTTAAAAAATAAAATTATGAATAACGACATTTTTCCTTGCCTCTGGCACAATGAAGATGCCAAAGAGGCAGCAGAATTTTACTGTAAAGTATTTAACGGAAAAATTACGGCAGATACACCGGTTGTAATGAATATTGACCTTTTCGGTCAAAAAATAATGCTTTTAAACGGCGGTCCGCAGTTTGAAAAAAATGCCTCGGTCTCTTTTATGGTCCTATGCGAAACTGATGATGAGGTTCAAAATTATTGGAATCAGTTATCAGATGGAGGAATCGTTCTGATGGAGCTAGGTAAATATCCTTGGAGTGAAAAATATGGTTGGGTTCGAGACAAATTTGGCTTGACATGGCAATTGTATTTGGGTGAAAAACAGGGCGAACAAAAAATTATCCCAACCTTAATGTTTATTCACCAAAATAACGGAAAGGCAATGGAAGCAATGGATTTTTACACCCATGTTTTCCCGAATTCAAAGATTGGCGGAGTTTTGAAATATGGAGACGGTGTCGGAAATGAAAGTCATGAAGTTCCGGAAAATGTACAACATGCACACTTCGAAATTGATGGGTACAGCTTCTTCTGTATGGATAATTCTTATGACCACAAATTTGATTTTAATGAAGGAATTTCTATGGTTGTGATGACCGATAATCAGGAAGAAACCGATGATCTGTGGAATGCTCTCACGTCGGATGGAGGTCGTGAAAGTATGTGTGGTTGGCTGAAAGATCAATTTGGAATGAGCTGGCAAATTGTTCCAAAAAAATTAATTGAATTAATGAGTGATTCTGACCAGCTGAAAGCTCAAAAAGTCGTTCAGGCAATGATGAAAATGCAGAAAATTGTGATTAAGGATTTGGAAAACGCCTACAACTCTTAGTTTTTTAGCTGAAAGTTTTTTTGGGAAATGTCATCTACAACATCCTGCTTCAATCTTCCAATTTTTTCTCTTCGGCTTGCTGTTTGTTGTTACTAATGAAAAAAGATTTGCTTATGAAGACACAGAACAAGTCAAAATCATTATCGAAAGTTCCAAGAGACGGATTGTATCCCGAGATTAAAGCTTTATTACCGGTGAAATTATTCACGTCAACGGCGGTGATTTTATCGGCGGATAATTAATTTTAACACTTAACACTTAACACTTAACACTTAACACCTAACACCAAAATATATGGAAACCTTAGAATACACTATCGAAATTAATGCAGCTCCAGAAAAAGTTTGGACAGTACTATGGGACGACTTCAGCTACAGGCAATGGACTTCAGCTTTTACAAAAGGTTCGTTTTATGTAGGAACTTGGGGGAGGAAAGTATGATGAAATTTTTTGATCCTAATAACAACGGTATGTACAGCCGTGTTTTAAAAAATAACCCAAACAAAGAAATGACTTTTCTTCATCTGGGCGAAATTTATGATGGAGTAGAAGTTCCACAGGATTGGGGTGATGCCACAGAATCTTACATTTTGCAAGAAACTGAAGAAGGAACTAAACTGATTGCAAGAATTAACACATCGGAAGAATTCAAAGATTTTTTCGAAGACAAATTTCCAAATGCGCTTCAAAATGTAAAACATTTATCTGAAAATCAATTATAAATTTTTAACACGAATATCTCAAATTATTTTCACAAATTCACAAATTCACAAGATTATTAGTGTTATTTGTGCAAAAAATTAGTTTTATTCGTGTTTAAATATAAATCATAAAAACTTAAAATATGGAAACATTATCTTATGAAACTATTATCAATGCACCTAAGCAAAAAGTCTGGAACGTACTATTTGGAAAAGAAACTTACAGTGAATGGACCCAATTTTTCGGTCCTGGTTCACAAATGAAAACTGACTGGAAAGTGGGCGGAAAAACCTATTTTGTGAATCCTAAAGGCGCCGGA comes from Chryseobacterium sp. 3008163 and encodes:
- a CDS encoding YitT family protein, producing the protein MSSATKHGPLFTLSDIIYLVLGVIFASFALKSFLVPNHFLDGGVTGISLLLHEVYHWNLGVILLVLNIPFIVLAYFQIGKHFAIRSFLTILLIIITIYFVPFPEMTHDKLLVAMFGGFFMGIGIGLSMRGGGTFDGMEVLALLTFKKSSFSITEIILGMNVIIFIIAAKFLKVEIALYAIMTYLVASQITKYVIEGIEAYTGVTIVSGNSEEIKKALVLTMNRGITVYKGERGFMKESFEQSADADIIFTIVTRLEVRKLQNIVRAIDPKAFIFTQTVREPQGGIVKEIIKH
- a CDS encoding DUF763 domain-containing protein — protein: MKRSGTATLPLHYGKVPPWLYERMAVLGLSIVEVMLADYGKDEVLKRLADPFWFQSFGAVMGMDWHSSGITTSVMGALKRSINPNSKELGIYICGGKGRFSKETPNELLVIADKTGLNGTELVRASKLSAKVDNTAIQDGYQLYLHNFIVSDEGNWAVVQQGMNDADGTARRYHWHSENMKSFVDEPHKGIQGINQGQILNLTAHEAKESRKGILEISHTNSEKIMQDFANLILPAHHDVRASDVDLKKLGTLLYMTRENQPENFEELLLLKGVGPRTLQSLALVSEVIHGAPSRFRDPARFSFANGGKDGHPFPVPINVYDETINILQKGIEKSKLGNSDKLQSINKLHTIISEAEKNFTPDFDINDVIEEERQNSWRFGGKTVFGDAEKPSKPKPIQLSLF
- a CDS encoding Crp/Fnr family transcriptional regulator, whose translation is MEEGKTSNEYLILEKGLARSFVNDFNGNEVTTNFFVENEIIIEVSSLFQRIPTQENIVCITDCECQKIDFDTFQELYHKMQNLSEWGRAWMSQELFTYKQRSVEMFTLSATKRYLNLLEQKPHVIQFAPLKQVASYLGVTDTSLSRIRKELVSHPKKN
- a CDS encoding VOC family protein, encoding MEINQIYVNLPVKDVQKTREFWTKLGFSINEQFSDEKAICVIMKADHIYTMFLTEEFFQTFTDRPVAKGETTQTLIAIGVKSREEVDQMVKIAIDNGGSTYSEPQDHGWMYQSTFSDLNGHQWEVMFADASQIPAE
- a CDS encoding VOC family protein; its protein translation is MKINQIYVNLPVKDVQKTKDFWTKLGFTINEQFSDEKAVCVVLNDNTFVMFLTEEYFQTFSERPVPKGDTTQVLVAIGLDSREEVDQVVNAAVANGATQHEEPQDYGWMYQNSFWDINGHGWNVTFADMSQLPQ
- a CDS encoding DinB family protein gives rise to the protein MDTPKSQKLDIIIPAFRGHSQNFLMVLEGVSEEDALKRIEGRTNHIVWMVGNFLDMRYAMGNVLGIEEEFEFKDYFFQGKALDESLNYPTLEQLKNSFHEISPLVYQKLLEVSDEDLEKDFPMGMNIEFFPENVLNFVGMCIGREDYLCGQIGLMRRILNYEGMKYDFDENMKY
- a CDS encoding VOC family protein, with the translated sequence MAKLNPYLNFDGTAEEAFNFYKTVFGGEFVGGVHKMGNAPGTENLSEEEKNRVMHIALPVGSDLLMASDIVPSFGQNLKVGNNNYVSIFPDSREDADRIFKVLSEGGNIEMPLEDQFWGDYFGSFQDKFGVYWMINFSTDQGYEG
- a CDS encoding SRPBCC family protein encodes the protein MDKINIDITILALVEKVWDYYNEPKHIVKWNFAHESWECPSSENDLRVGGKFNNRMEAKDGSFGFDFVGVYDEVVEYELIKYHMEDGRNVEIVFERIDENTTNVKISFDPEKQNSVEMQRDGWYAILNNFHKYVENH
- a CDS encoding DNA-directed RNA polymerase subunit alpha C-terminal domain-containing protein → MAKFLKPICTERHVVSNDFLKGIIAMPARRTLEKEKIDSLEKLSDYSESELLQFHGFGKNTMQKLKVYMKNNDAFLK
- a CDS encoding VOC family protein, with amino-acid sequence MNNDIFPCLWHNEDAKEAAEFYCKVFNGKITADTPVVMNIDLFGQKIMLLNGGPQFEKNASVSFMVLCETDDEVQNYWNQLSDGGIVLMELGKYPWSEKYGWVRDKFGLTWQLYLGEKQGEQKIIPTLMFIHQNNGKAMEAMDFYTHVFPNSKIGGVLKYGDGVGNESHEVPENVQHAHFEIDGYSFFCMDNSYDHKFDFNEGISMVVMTDNQEETDDLWNALTSDGGRESMCGWLKDQFGMSWQIVPKKLIELMSDSDQLKAQKVVQAMMKMQKIVIKDLENAYNS